TATGATGTTAATGATGGATGTGTATTGTGGTATGTGTAATAgcaatgtaatacatttatatgTACATAGGCTTGCAGCTAACatactgtttttctgtgtttctaTATGACTGGGTGTTTGTGGCTATTATAACTTGTGAATTGATTATGTATTATCTAAAATTGTGCATAAGCTTTAATAATGATGGTGGAACACAACAAGTGcaaattataaattattaaaacaaagagtTCCCCAAAACACCAACCCCCTGGCTGTTTTAGAATAATTAAGCGATAATTTGTTTAGCGTACAAGGAAAGGAACACCATCACAACCTTTCTAACCAATGAGTACACTGGGGTAGGGTATGTTATAGAGACATAATTTACctttataatatgtttttattctcatTGATTTGCTTTTCATTCTTGGatatttgaataaatgtagacatatttgtttttttactttgttctCTTCTGTGGCTCCATGGTTGCCATAgtgattgtttctttttcagtgaaGTTCCATTTCATACACTACTGAAATTAAAAGCAGTAGTGTATCATGACAGAATCCACTTCAACTGAGCAATCTGATTGGACGATTGTGATGGTGTCCTTGAGAATCGACCACATAACAGGACTctctttttgtgtttgtctgtggtGTTTCAGCCCCTTCAATGACAGGCCTATGTGCCGTATCTGCCACGAAGGCAGCAGCCAGGAAGACTTGCTGTCCCCCTGCGAGTGTACAGGAACACTGGGGACCATCCACCGGAGCTGCCTGGAGCACTGGCTCTCCGCCTCCAACACCAACTTCTGCGAGCTCTGCCACTTCAAGTTTGCAGTGGAGCGCAAACCCAGGCCGTTGATAGAGGTGAGCAAAAGGGTTGCCAGTTCTGTCTTGCTTATGGTGTTTTATGTACTTCCATAAAGAGGGAGAGGGGAAAATATTCAAGTTGTCTCAAAAGATtgccaacatttattttattagctatatATGCATTATTACTGGTCCCTCTTGTATTGTGTTGCAAATCTTTAGGTTTTTATGTTAATCCAAGATATGTTAATATTTATAATACCATACTAAAGAAAAACAGCTACATCCTGGTGCCTTCCTAGTAGGTCACATGGTCTCATTGCAGCTAGACCAGTGGtgtgagtttgaactacagcacATGCAAAGTGAGGTAACAGGAGGCAACAGCAGTTTCCTGCTGTCTTTGAAATACCCAAtatgctatataaaatacaaattaaaaaacaacaaaaaaaaaaactgtgggaaccatgataatattgctagtgcaaagaaaattgattttaaaaccttggcaaGTGCTCCTTTAAACCAGCCTTCATCTAATAATAATCAATAACCCTTTCAATAGGTTAACAACAAAAGATTTCACAcgcattaaaaatgttaattaggtaGACAGTGAAAATGGCTATGTATTGCTATCATTATAAGTAATGTATCTGAGGGAGGCCTATTTAAGTCATTAttgcaaagttttaaaatgaaatctgataCAAATCAAGATCTTTATTTGAGCCTttcctttaaatacattttactcttgGGGCAAAATCACATGTTAATATCTAGGATTAATCATGCTTACTAATTGTCTGCTCATTCACATAGAAAATTAATTTGTAGTCAGCCAGACCTCTCCACTGCCAGCATTTTCTCCAGGGTGGAGCTGGTCTGGAATTCCTTTTTTTCCTGGAAGCCTTTGTCTATACAATGTCAGCTACACTCAATTTCCAAGAAACTTATTCTAAACAAATAAACTAGGATCTCTGATAATGGTCTAATCATGCTACATTGGATTAACCTTCCATGGTTGTAAAAAGATAGAGTTTTTGACTTTCAGTTAGCAACAAATAGAGTGCCCAGTGGGAGAACGATTTTAGTCAAATAAGATGGAGATGTATATCAAATTGAACTGTATGGGTATGAAAACAGGGTGATTACAGATTTGAAACTACTTTGAGCTGAAGTTGGCACAGCCCCTGAAGTTGTTACAGCTCTCTTTGACATCAGTTGAATGATTAGGAATTTGTGATGTGAAGTGACATTGAAATCACAACATGCTAGAGGCAGCAATGGAGCTGGGACAGGGAGCGCTATACTGGCAGCACAGATTCTCACTGCACAAATGGAATGCGGCATCTGTTTCAGGAGCTCATCATAATTGGGCAAGTTTAAAAGTAACAGCTTGCCTCTGTGGACAGAGTGAACTAGTGCCCAGAGAGTGACTGGCTGGTGTTTGATTTGGATGCTGTGAAATTAAccttttgggtttcttttttgtttttgttttttttgtacatcaaATGAAATATTTGCTTTCAGGCTCAAAACAATCTCTTTCACAGAATCAAACAGACTAAGAAACCTTGCCTGCAATTATGCTAAACTTGcaaatgaaaagcttttttgTGTCCTTTTCATAACTTTTTGTAtcattcaacacacacacacacacacacacacacacacacacacacacacatatatatatataaagaaatttgttaagtatattatttatgttaaatatattataaatttcaTTTTTGGGGTTCTGCATTCAATGAGGTTGTGAGGCAGTTTTGCACTGAAATATTTCCTTTGAAGTAAAATGCTTTGATACATGGTGATGACATCACGGTAGCATATTTGATAGACTAACAAAGTCCCAGACATCTACTACCTCGTTAGGTAAAACTATCAAGACAAGCATGTCAACATTCAAGTTTTAATCTTCCTCACTGCAGTGTGATGAGATATTTATCTTTTATAATCAGTGGATCTTGCAATTTCTGGTAGTGTGTCAGAATTCTGGAAATATTGAAGTCAATGCAGGGTTACTATCAGTGACCTTTACCAGTGTGGTGTCACAGAGCGTTTTTTTAATCACAGGCTATTACAGTATTACTAATTTTTTTGGATCTTATGTGGGAAATGGATGAACTAAGTTTCTAAAAAGGGAAACACAGAAAGGATGATTTAATGAAAGGAAAACAACATGGGGCTGACAGACACAGtggagcagacagacagagtctCATCTTAATCACCTCAGCTGCCTCTGAACAAGCTCACTAAACCCACACGGCCTGACTGACTTGAACACCGTGAGAATGGGAAGGTTTGAGTGGATTGTGTTTTTTCAGGTGCTGTGGGTTTTCgtagtattattttaaaaaataaatgtgcattgaTTTTTCTGCAAACAACCCAAACTGTAAATTGTAGACGGCCTATATAGTGTGATGCATCCTGAACAGTACTCTGTACTTCACAGGTATCAAGTATAAGATATGCCTGATGATGATGCACTGAGGGGAAAAATGCTTGTGGAAGCAACATAATTTCTGTATGAATATAAATGTAGTAATacagaaacattttcaaatgttgttgttgttattatttatttatttatttatttatttatttattagcaggcttccttatccagggcgacttacagttgttacaaggtatcacaatacaaaatatcagaTTACAGTTAAGAgaagttataaaatataataaaatgagtagcaaataagatcaaattcaaatggaAGAGCTATTaagactaagagcagttaaacttaagaatatttggttataagagtcaattccattaagagcaagtacaaTACATGGATAAGAATGATCTCAAATAAGAGCAAttccaaaaaaacataaaacaaaacatgaatacggttacctttaagagtaaaatcaagtactagatacagaaaatataattatgaatAAGAgtagtagtagaatacagcaaagtctgaagcagttaagtgcaagtacaagataaACTCATGTATAGACATACTTAGACATATTTTTTCCGTCTTTTCCTAGTTTTGTACCAttaaatctgcttcagtcctttATGAAAAAGAGAGGCACGTTTTGAACTGCCttcaaaatatgttaaaaataatattttctttttgcagcCTGTTATTATAAGCACTTATTTGACCATCTATTCTCTTTGCTTTTGAAAATTGTGGATTTATTAGTTTCTTTGTGTTGATTGTTTTGTGCTAATTATGAGTTCATTCATGTCAGTGTCACCTCCTTGGCCAGAGCTTGATACTGTCATTTTTGTCACTTTACTGTTGACATTGTGTTACTGATGTGCTTGTCTGTATTTGCCAGTGCACTTGTTGCTGGTATAACAAGCCATCCCTCTGCTCATGTACCCCTCAGCAGTCTAGGGGCTTAGCAATATTTCTACAGAAGCCTGCCTTGCAGTACCTATTTTAAACTTGCATCTTAGCTTATTTTTATTTGGCCAGGGGATAAGCCATGATATCCAGCCAAAGCTAGCTAAGTTAACCAGTAAGATATCTGAATGTTGCATAATTACTGAATTAACACAAAAGCAACTTTTCATGACAATTGGCCATTAAATTGACCTTTTTGGGGAGAATGTATTCTGATAAAGCAATGGATTTAATTGTGAATTCAAGTACTTTTATTAGATTCCATGAAAAGATATGGAGGACTACAAAATACTCTGGGTTATACAAGCCCTGTATGATTCATTTGAAAGGTTTATGGATGAATTCATGCATTGTAATGAGATCTTGACATAGTGCTTCAGTGTTCATGGCGTGGAATTATTTTCTGTGCTCGCAAGAGAACATAATCCAAGGACTTTTCAAGTATTAATCTGCTCAAAATATGTCATGCGAGAAAACAATAATTATAAAAGCTCAGTGTTGCGTGGTTGAGCATGAGCCATTTGTTTTTGCGCACAATAAGAAATGAAACCAAAAGCCTGTTTTTGGAACTGATTTtctgtacagtgctgtgttaTGCCTCACATGTGGCGATACAGCGTGAGGGAAGAATGGTTAATATGATAGCACTGGATTGATTTCTTCCCTGCTGTGActgaaaggcagtgggtttcTGCGGGACCCCCGATGATAATACATGTGCATGAAAAAAATGGTTATGAGATGGGTAAAATATACTCCAACAATTCACTATTAGCATCAATAtatttagctttgttttatttgtaatctaGCTCTTATGTTAACAGAATATGATAAGTTAAACCTGGTGTAAGCTTCAGTATTTTGCTGAAGACAGCCTAGTACACAAATAATTTTCCATTTGGCATAGCAGGGCCTCAAGTTAAAGTGAAGTGTTTAATCATCAGTGACAGCATTTGCTGGTGCAGTACAGTGTGCTGCAGTTTTTCCATTGAAGAAATCGACTCTAGAGCTACTCATCTTTTAGAAAACCCCAAGCAGGTTTTTTCATCCTCCTAAGAAAGTGAACCTTATGGTATATTTCATAACGCTTTGACATTAGAAAAAGACTTTGTGAAATATTTgtatgagtaaaaaaaaaaaaaaaacagtttgatattCACACGACAGCAATTGGCTTCTTTAACTACAGTCTAGATAAGCTTCATGAATATAAAACTAAgaaaaataatatgaatataGGAGCAAATTGTTCAACAATCTGTCTTTCCACATGGTGCAAAGTTGGATTTCAGTCATCTTCCATGCTGGAGCAGGCCTCAGCTGCAGCCAGGATGAACAGGTGTTTGCAGCTGCTGCCGTCACTGCCTCTCGGATGCCTATGGATGCCTTTCTCACACAGAACATTTTGCCACATTAATAAAGTACTTTAATTTATAAGCCACATGGATCGTCTCAGTGACAGGTTCCAGTCAGGTGCAGcagtttttgaaatgtgttttgaacagtgatattaaaaaaaaaaggggttttccTTGCCTGGATATTTTCATTGATTTAGCTGGAGTACTAaattactgtaacaaaaaaaaaataggaattaaaTAAACCCACATCAAACGATCCTTTAAAGAAAGGAGTGAAACACTGTTATAGgaattaaataaaagcatgttcATTTTTGTTCATTCGTTtcaagtagtgttttttttttcaaatatttgtcccagcgcaatgatttttaatttcattattattttctgcagcagccattaactatacaattgaCCTTATCTTTTATTCAGACCTGCTTCTGCCTCagaagtactgtacatacatgcaCGCATCTTCCAAACATCAGTTGGAAGATGACAAGATCTTAATTGAATCACATATTGATTGACTTTCACGTCAGGTGTTATGTAAGATTCATATCTCATACTTAACAGAAGTACAGATTCATTTTCTGGATTTTATAGGGCAGAAGGAATATCTTAAAAGGACGACACTAAAATGTAAGGGAATGTAAATCTAAAACTAGAAGCAAAtcaaaaagctgtatttttctATGTCTTGATTTTAATAAGTAACTTGTTAATTTCAAGTACAAAACATCAGACTCACAGGGTTTGTCAGTCTGTTGAACAAGGTCAGCAGTCTAGAGTCCAGACAATTATACACAGCAAGGGCATACATATATTCTAAttgtatatgaaataaaataaaaatgaatgccaACAAATTAGCAAATAAAACAGACCACATGAGTCCTGGCATTCTAAAATATTGCAAGTGTCGCCATAATTGTGGGTCATTGTGTCTATAGAGAGACttataaacagtatttttttcacattgataAAGTACAATAGAAAAGGTTGTTGGTACATCACCCAGACATGCTCCCTGATTTAGTGCTGTTTTTGCATTAGCCATGAAAGAGTTAAACGACTAAAAGATTATATATGGTCATCTACTTTTTTATTCAACTTCATATAGCCATTATATGCAGATCCATTATGGGGCACAAAGATCACTAATGAGCAGGTTGTGAGACTTCAGTTAGCACTAATAAGTTCATGTTATTGATGAAGCTCATCTGTGTAAAATATATTAGAAGCTGATATTCTTTTATAACAGTGAGCATGCCATATGCTCATTACAATATGTGTATCAGAGTATGGTAGCATTAAACTCTTCATTATAGTggaataataatagataataagAAGAAACCATGTATTTCTCCTATCTCAGTACAGGAACCATGCAGAAAGATTATGTTTTGATAtcacttgtttgtatttttcagtgGTTAAAAAATCCAGGCCCTCCTCATGAGAAGCGGACGCTGTTTGGAGACATGGTGTGCTTTTTCTTCATAACTCCCCTGGCTACAATCTCTGGCTGGCTGTGTTTGCGTGGAGCTGTGGACCATCTGCACTTTAGCAGCAGGCTGGAGGCTGTTGGATTAATAGCACTGACCGTTGCACTCTTTACTATTTACCTCTTTTGGACACTAGTGAGTGCTCTATTAATGAACTTCTAgacagcagacaggcaggcataCGTTTCTGCTAGTACGTACATCACAATGATATATTGATAAAGGAAATAGCCAAAAACacttgt
The sequence above is a segment of the Polyodon spathula isolate WHYD16114869_AA chromosome 2, ASM1765450v1, whole genome shotgun sequence genome. Coding sequences within it:
- the LOC121302368 gene encoding E3 ubiquitin-protein ligase MARCHF3-like translates to MTTSRCSHLPEVLPDCIDSAPPGKAIVESTSLVNGQPQYVMQVSAKDGQLLSTVVRTLATQSPFNDRPMCRICHEGSSQEDLLSPCECTGTLGTIHRSCLEHWLSASNTNFCELCHFKFAVERKPRPLIEWLKNPGPPHEKRTLFGDMVCFFFITPLATISGWLCLRGAVDHLHFSSRLEAVGLIALTVALFTIYLFWTLVSFRYHCRLYNEWRRTNQRVLLLIPKSSSVPSSQRAQLGLPPIKRDSKETIV